A portion of the Macrobrachium nipponense isolate FS-2020 chromosome 12, ASM1510439v2, whole genome shotgun sequence genome contains these proteins:
- the LOC135224540 gene encoding uncharacterized protein LOC135224540 isoform X2, with protein MANETRMKCSQETTTRIGHRRDKDLAVFQDWNHGTLLCANCSQHHHTRFKEYPFYTHNTKLKMLQGRTGLVILLKHEVLHWNLFDLVCCPYYWVSAEMLQM; from the exons ATGGCGAACGAAACAAGAATGAAATGCAGCCAGGAGACCACCACTCGAATCGGACATAGGCGCGACAAAG ATCTGGCAGTCTTCCAAGACTGGAATCATGGGACACTACTTTGTGCTAACTGCAGTCAACACCATCATACTAGATTCAAAGAGTATCCCTTCTATACTCACAACACCAAACTAAAGATGTTACAAGGAAGAACAG GGCTGGTTATACTACTGAAACATGAAGTGCTACATTGGAACTTGTTTGATCTTGTCTGCTGTCCTTATTATTG GGTCAGCGCTGAAATGCTACAAATGTGA
- the LOC135224540 gene encoding uncharacterized protein LOC135224540 isoform X1: MKCYIGTCLILSAVLIIGSALKCYKCDGSCTIVDCEGSCMNITTTQGNNLLTQQRDCWPTKEENKCSKSEIRGIFMHTCYCNTNECNAGSAASLFKLLLVVPFIIQSVLFL, translated from the exons ATGAAGTGCTACATTGGAACTTGTTTGATCTTGTCTGCTGTCCTTATTATTG GGTCAGCGCTGAAATGCTACAAATGTGATGGAAGCTGTACGATTGTGGACTGTGAAGGCAGTTGTATGAATATTACCACAACGCAAG gCAATAATTTGTTGACCCAGCAGAGAGATTGTTGGCCAACAAAAGAAGAGAATAAATGTTCGAAAAGCGAAATTCGTGGAATTTTTATGCATACTTGTTATTGCAATACTAACGAATGCAATGCTGGTTCTGCTGCAAGTTTGTTTAAATTACTGCTTGTTGTGCCTTTCATTATTCagagtgttttatttttatag